The genomic segment GGAAGCCAGAAGGAGATCAACTCTGGGCAGGAATCATGGCTTGTTCATCTTTTTACCACAGCACTTAGCATTGTGGGGTCCTACCCCACCAGCAGACCCATCACCACCCCACCAATGCCTGCCCTTCCCCCCACAGGGCTGCCACTGCTGACCACTGATCCCCCATCCCTGCAGACcccccaggtttttttttttgtttttaaagcactaTGCCTGGCATAGGTAGAAACTCGGTGAATGTCTGGTAAATGAAAGGATGGCTGACTGGAGGGACAGTGGGCTCTGCCCTGGCTTTGTCCCACAGGCTGTGAAGGCACAATTGCTGGAGCAAGTGCAGGGACAACTGAAGGAGCTGCTGGATCGGGCCATGTGGGAGGCTATACAATCCTACCCATCTCAAGACAAACCTCCGCCCCTGCCTCCCCCAGATTCCTTGAGTAGGTGAGTCTAGGGAGCAGCTGCGCAGGCTCCTCTGTAGCAATGATCATGAGCTATCACATGATGTGCCCTTGCCAACCTTGGCAGGACTGCGACTCCAgccttccctcttccccacttATCTTGTCTTCCTAACACTGGCCTCCACCTACTGGGCCTCACTCTGCCCTGGCCCTGACCTTCCACCCGGTCCTGCCCTCTGGCCCTAGCCCTGGCCTCTCCCTACCACTCCCCTTGGCTCCCAAGTATTGACCTTCTGCATggccctgccctctgcccactGACTTCTTCCTGACCCTGAACAAACATCTCAATTCAGGACCCAGGAGCCATCCCCGGGGAAACAGAAAGTTTTCATCATCCGCAAGTCCCTGCTTGAGTAAGTCGGGTGATGACAAGTaatgggaggaaaagaaagggctTTGGCTGGGGGTCACGGTACCTCATTTCTCATCCCCAGGCTCTAGGTGGTTTGTGGGGAGGACTTGGAAAGGGTTTCTAAGGTGCAGGTCCCCTATTTGCCCTGGGCGTGGTTGTGGAAGAAAGGCCTTTAGCTGGAAGTTCTGGATCGTTAGGCCCCATGCCTCATGTGTACAGTGTCTGAGCTAGTTCACACCACCCTGAGGACCCTCCCACACTGACCTTCAGGCCCCTGTCCCTCCAGTGAGCTGATGGAGGTGCAGCATTTCCGCACCATCTACCACATGTTCATCGCTGGCCTGTGTGTCTTCATCATCAGCACCCTGGCCATCGACTTCATTGATGAGGGCAGGTAGGTCCCCTTCTCACCTGGGACAGACACACCTATCTGATCAGACCCTCTGGGTCCTCAGTGCCCCACTTGCCCTTGGGGCAAGCGGACACAGGTCCCCCCTTTGGTTATTGGACATGTACCAACTTTGCTCCCAACAACCTTCCCACCCGAAACACTCTCTAGGATCCCTTCCTTCCCCAGCCTTGGTTGGCCCTTGGTCTGTCCTCCCAGGGCCAGTCACTCTCAAATGCTTCTCAATGACACCTTGCCCTGaggcagatgtgtgtgtgtgcacacatgcacacccatacACACTCCTTTCCCAGTCAGTTCTATTCAAGTAACCTCCATTGAGCACCTCCCGAGTACCAGTCCTAGTGTTCAGAGAAATGAGGGGGCAGACCCCACTCCTGTCTGTGAGGCACTCCCAGTCTTGTGGGGAAGACAGACATGTACCCAAGTGCCTGGGTGGGTCATTTCCCCCACAGAGCACCCCACCCAACTGTGAGGATGAGCTTCAGAGAGCTGTATAACCTGGGGGTCTGTATTTTCAGGACTCCAACCATTcctggaccaaactgagggttGGGGCTGCTATTTCTTGTGGCCCAAtaacgagatgcagatgaactggggaggaagagagattttatttctataactggttacagggagaaggcctgtaAATTATCACTAGGCCAACTAAAAATTGCAATTTCCAGAGcatatataccttctaagctatacgtctatgtgtaagtgtgcattcatctaaagacataagtgattaacttcttttaatctataactaaggtctgagtcttGAAGACCTtcttctggagcctcagtaagtTGACTTAATCTAattgggtccaggtgctggggtgattacccttctCTTGTCTCCTGCTAGATCATGGAGGTTTGAAGAGCTTCTTCAGACCCCCAGCAAAACTTGTTTAATCATGCTTTGAGGTtcaggaaaggcctaggcaaaactcttggtgggcttttgttacattccgGCCTTTGTCTAAGGGCactggcttttaatatttaacttaaccactcagccagtactgaaacagttgttatggaggcctgtGTTAGTGAAACCTGGCCTGCCACAGCCCCTCTCCCTATGTCAGGCTTGGGAAGCAATAACAAAAACAGGACCAAGGATCCACAGGTTCAGCAACAGCATTGCCTTTTGgtaaaatttttgttgttagtTCTGTAAGTATTAAAAGGGTAAAATCTACCGCTAGGTttgcataagaaaaaaacaaattaaaaaaattaaaaatgataaaatctcAGTAAAAAGCTCAAATACATGTTTTCCTGTAAAGGGGGTCCTTCTTGACCACCTCCTTCAATCCCACACTGCTTtctgactgggcgcagtggctcatgcctgtaatcccagcactttgggaggccaaggcaggcggatcacttgaggtcaggaattcaagaccatcctggccaatatgatgaaaccctgtctctactgaaaaaaaaaaaaaaaaaaaatatatatatatatatatatatatatatatacacacacacacacacacacacacacacgaattagccagtcgtggtggtgcaagcctgtagtcccagctattcaggaggctgaggcaggataattacctcaacccaggaggcggaggttgcagtgaccagagattgcaccactgcactccagcctgggtgacagagcaaaactctgtctctaaaaaagaaaacagtttctgAGTTTCCCTCCAGAGCATTTTCCATGCATTGACATTCAGTACCAAAGATAGGTACATTGTGGAGGTTTCACATAAATAAGAAACTGTACCTATTATTGTGTAATTTGCTTTTACTCACTAACAATTTATTTTAGGGATCTTTTCATGTTAGTCCATTGGTTTGAAGGACTGCAGAGTATGGAGGTGTCAGATTTGTTCACTTAGTCCTTTACTAATGGACAattaagttgttttgtttttccccttaaCAAACCACACACTCTTAACCTAGGCTAACAAAACACTGAACAACCGGCATCCTATTAGCTCCAACCTACAACAGACGCTCCAAAGGAACAAAACTAAGTCAGTCAGTCTAGTTACCTCATATCCTAACATGTGTTGTATATAGAGTACTGAGCCCTTAGCAACGCCATGAAACCAGAGAGGGCTCTCAAGGTCATTTAGAATCAAACTCATGCCATGACTAAGTCTCCTGGAGCAACGCCCTGTGCCACAGAGGTGCCGTCTTGAACACCTCCAGAGACGGGGAGCTCACAACCTGATCAAGATACCTCAGTTCATCTTCCAGGAGCTCGGACTGAAGAGGAAGGGGACAAGAATGGACTTCACTTGTCTACTTTgtctctcctccccactccaaGGCTGCTGCTGGAGTTTGACCTACTGATCTTCAGCTTCGGACAGCTGCCGTTGGCGCTGGTGACCTGGGTGCCCATGTTTCTGTCCACCCTGCTGGCGCCGTACCAGGCCCTGCGGTTGTGGGCCAGGCCTGGGGCCAGGGGCACCTGGACGCTGGGGGCGGGCCTGGGCTGCGCGCTGCTAGCTGCCCATGCCCTGGTGCTCTGCGCACTGCCAGTCCACGTGGCTGTGGAGCATCAGCTCCCGCCGGCCTCCCGTTGTGTCCTGGTCTTCGAGCAGGTGAGGGCCAAGCCCTGCTGGGGGACAGGAAGGAACGGGTGGGCGGGGCCATCTCAGCAGAAGGGAGTCCCCCAAAGAGGGGGCAGGGCCCACGAGAGGGAGGGCAGAGACTGCATTGGCAGGGGCGGAGCTAGTTACCGGGGCAGAGTCCGTTACGAGGGATTTGGGGAACCTGCAGGCTGGAAGGCAAACAGTGTGACACCGCCATCACAGGAAGTTGACCGGAAGACTCCGCTCTGGCCTCTCATCCCAGCAACCTTCATTCATCCCAGCATATGTTAGGCTATACAGCcatcaaacaaaaagaaaaaatatggactCTGACCAGACAGATCTTACACTCTGCCTGCCTCTCAGAGGTAACCcagagcacagagaggttaagcgaTTTGCTTAAAGCCACACAGCAACTTGGCCTCCCTTCCACTCTGCCACAGGTTAGGTTCCTGATGAAAAGCTACTCCTTCCTGAGAGAGGCTGTGCCTGGGACCCTTCGTGCCAGAAGAGGTGAGGCCTTCATCTTGCCCGGTTGTGAactcagtcctttttttttttttttttttttgagacggagtctcgctctgtcgcccaggctggagtgcagtggccggatctcagctcactgcaagctccgcctcccgggtttacgccattctcctgcctcagcctcccgagtagctgggactacaggcgcccacaaccgcgcccggctaattttttgtatttttagtagagacggggtttcaccgtggtctcgatctcctgaccttgtgatccgcccgcctcggcctcccaaagtgctgggattacaggcgtgagccaccgcgcccggccaactcagTCCTCTTGACTGACTGAACGAAGCCAGCAGGTGCAGGATCCTGATAAAATCCCTGCCTTCCTAAGCCCAGGTTGCCCACCAGGCACAGCCCTGGCCTCCAGCTGGGCTCTGTGGGCTTTCATCGATAGGCATTCTCAGCTCCTGCCTCTGACAGATGGCACCTCTTGTTACCCAGGACTTCTGGCACTTTCCTATTTCCTATTTCCAGGcccagcctgtcacccaggctttgttgttccatttatagagcacatgCAGTGTatatttagcatcattcttaagggccctagaatTTTTGGAATGACAAGTTGGCACTGGCTCCAACTTaaatcaccagctgcattagcccttaACAAGAGcccttaaagtcaccagctgcaggctgagcacagtggctcacaccggtaatcccagcactctgggacactgagatgggaggattgtttgagcccaggagttcaagaccagcctgagcaacatagtgagatggggtctcacttcaaaaaacttttaaaaattagccaggtgtggtggctaatgcctgtggtcccagctgtgtggaaagctgaggtgggaagattacttgagtccgggaggtggaggctgcagtgagccatgactgtgtcactgtactccagcctgggcaacagagtgagatcaagtctcaaaaaaaacaaaaaaaaagtgagagacatgcaactCTTTCTTTCACTCACTTGAACACTTAAAGACCATTTcaaggttattaattggcctaatttcaatttcaatttttttttttttttttgcgatggagtcttgccttgtttcccaggctggagtgcaatggcgcagtcttggctcactgcagcctccaccttctgggttcaagcgattctcctgcctcagcttcctgagtagctgggattataggtgtgcatcagcacacccagctaatttttttgtatttttagtagagacagggtttcatcatgttggccagggtggtctcgaactcctgacatccagtgatccacccatctcggcctcccaaagttctgggattacaggcatgagccaccatgcccagccaattttttttttttttttttttagagacagggtcttgctatgttgcccaggctggtcttgaactcctgggcttaagcaatcctcctgccttggcctcccaaagtgttgggattacaggagtgagtcattGAGCCTGGCCCCTAACTTCAATATTGTTGTATCTCAGAGAATAGGAAGGCTCGAGGAGAACAGAAGAGATGGGAGAATGGCCGGTCAGTGCagtagtcagaacacacacagaaTTTGTCAGTTAAGTTTGCTCTCTTATTTGGGTGTGTTTCATGATGccctaaaacaattacaatagtaacattaaaAATCACTGATCACAGTGATTTTTGCTCAGGTGAGAAGATGGGGTAGAAGGGTGGACCTGTGACTCATGGTGGCGGAGAGGGGACATTTCTGGGAGGCCTGGGGAGGCAGTGGAAGGGTGGTGCCAAGGGAAGAGGAGGCCAGTGCTGGGCCAAAGGTCCAATGCCACCGGCAGCTGCCAGTGTCCCTCTCCAGTTAGGTGTCCCCATGCCCCCTCCAGGCCCTGGGCTGTGTGTTCTATGCCTGTGCACCATAACAcatataataaaaagaagaaagttataaatatttcaggaattgccaaaatgtgacacagtGGCATGAAGTGAGCACTTGCCGCTGGAAAAAGTGGCACTGATAGGCTTGTCTcttgcagggttgccacaaactttcaatttgtaaaagaGGCAATATCTGGGAAGTGCAGTAAAACAAGATGTACCTGTATTACGAAGTCCAgacagaaggggaaggagaatggGTTGTCGAACGTGTGGGTACCAAATGAAGCTCTGGCCACAGCAGGCCCTGCACTGGAAGATAGGGTGcctgaaatgaaaacagaagagatGGTGTTAAAGAGCCAGTTCCATTCCTGCCCAGCTTAGCTCCCCCAGCCTGCATCTAGGTCCTACATCCAGCTCCTTGcttatcccccacccccaccctatcCATTTCTCCACTCACCAGTCCCACTACCCTTCCCCAGCAGCCCCCtcacctctgccctctgccctctgcccttccCCTTACTAATCCACCTCTCTCATTCCTCCCCAGGTGAGGGGATCCAGGCCCCCAGTTTCTCCAGCTACCTCTACTTCCTCTTCTGCCCAACACTCATCTACAGGGAGACTTACCCCAGGTAAGACCCTGCATCCCTTCCCCACATGCCCAGGCCCACAGGAACCTTACCCTTCTACTCTCCCCTCCCTGAGGTCCTCAGGCTCACCTCAGGCACTGGCCACTTTCTCAGGAAGCATCTAATAATAAAGATGGGAAATAGGTGACTGGTAGACTACCCTGTCTCCTTGCCCAGCCTATGATGACACTAGGGCAGCCCACTTTCCTGGTTTACCCAGGACTGTCCTGATTTTAGTTCTGAAAATCCTACCCATCCTACACACCTTTGTTGACATCCATGCTTAAAACCCTCTTGTCACTCTGTTATGGAAAGTTCAAAGTATCCTAGACCCCACCACCCTAGATAATCCTCCCAGGCCTGAGCAATTAAGGGAACTGCGGAGAGAGGGCCCCAAAACCTGTGCCTAGGCTGAGCAGGGAACAACATGAAAGAATGAGAAACATATTGTCCCAATTGCCGCTGCAGGACGCCCTATATCAGGTGGAATTATGTGGCCAAGAACTTTGCTCAGGTGAGAAGATAGGGTAGAAGGGTGGACCTGTGACTCATGGTGGTGGAGAGGGGACATTTCTGGGAGgtctggggaggcagagggagggtggTGCCAAGGGAAGAGAAGGCCAGTGCTGGGCCAGAGACCCAATGCCACCAGCAGCTGCCAGCGTCCCTCTCCAGTTATGTGTCCCCACGCCCCCTCCAGGCCCTGGGCTGTGTGCTCTATGCCTGCTTCATCCTGGGCCGACTCTGTGTTCCTGTCTTTGCCAACATGAGCCGAGAGCCCTTCAGCACCCGTGCCCTGGTGCTCTCTATCCTGCATGCCACGTTGCCAGGTGAGCCAACTAAGGTAGGGCTGGAGTAGCTGTGCCCTGGGGAAGGCAAATCAGGGAAGGCCTTGCTAGTTACCTTCCCTCTGTTTCAACACGTTCTCCTTCTGAGTCTCCCCTCACATCTGTCACCTCCTATCAGGGCCCACTGCCATGGTCTCGGTTCAGACCATCACTCCCCCTCCACATCAGCTTCCTACCCATCTCCCTGGCACCCAGATCTTTCCTCTCCCATCTACCCCTGACACTGCTGCCCAGGGGAACTTTCCTACTACAACTAATCATTCCCTACCCTCCTTCAAAAATTCTAG from the Macaca thibetana thibetana isolate TM-01 chromosome 11, ASM2454274v1, whole genome shotgun sequence genome contains:
- the SOAT2 gene encoding sterol O-acyltransferase 2, coding for MEPGGARLRLQRTEGPGGEREHQPCRDGNTETHRAPDLVKWTRHMEAVKAQLLEQVQGQLKELLDRAMWEAIQSYPSQDKPPPLPPPDSLSRTQEPSPGKQKVFIIRKSLLDELMEVQHFRTIYHMFIAGLCVFIISTLAIDFIDEGRLLLEFDLLIFSFGQLPLALVTWVPMFLSTLLAPYQALRLWARPGARGTWTLGAGLGCALLAAHALVLCALPVHVAVEHQLPPASRCVLVFEQVRFLMKSYSFLREAVPGTLRARRGEGIQAPSFSSYLYFLFCPTLIYRETYPRTPYIRWNYVAKNFAQALGCVLYACFILGRLCVPVFANMSREPFSTRALVLSILHATLPGIFMLLLIFFAFLHCWLNAFAEMLRFGDRMFYRDWWNSTSFSNYYRTWNVVVHDWLYSYVYQDGLWLLGAQARGVAMLGVFLVSAVAHEYIFCFVLGFFYPVMLILFLVIGGMLNFMMHDQHTGPAWNVLMWTMLFLGQGIQVSLYCQEWYARRHCPLPQTTFWGLVTPRSWSCHT